The Plectropomus leopardus isolate mb unplaced genomic scaffold, YSFRI_Pleo_2.0 unplaced_scaffold18203, whole genome shotgun sequence region TGTGAATTAACTGAATTAACTTTGTCtggccatatttttttttacaaatatcgTCCATTTTATTTCCGAAAAGtctttgatatttatatttcagtGACAGCTTGTCCTAGTTTATAGAAGTGtagttttaaaacagatttacaaCTGTCGATTTAACCTAATTCCTATGTTGCTTTCAGTGGTCTAGTCTGCCTAGTTGTCGACGGCAAACAGTGAGGCGGTCCCTAACCAATGCTCTGTAAAAAGTCGGtctttatttagttttactgtATTGTTTCTGAATTTATCTGTGTTATCGCTTCTGCCTAAAACTATGGCTTCTTCGGATGTTGCTCGGCAGCCGGTtagtatttttcctctttttggtTGATAAATGACCGTGTTCATGAGAGTTGAGCAGGGAGTGTCCGAAGCTATCATTAAGTTAGCTACTGTTAGCCTGATAACTACTTTCTgtaaaagtttttgaaaacacGGCGgttcaaagaaaatgaaaccCAATGTAGCGCGTAAAAACACACCGGCCTTTCTTGTCGAAATATATCTAGAATAACATGATAGGCTTTTCAACTTAAGTTTCTAACTTTTCCAAAGGAATTCCGTGTGGCATCTTTCACCAAAATACACCGCGGAGGGCGCTATATGCTAACACTGTGCTAGCCACCCAGGAATCAAAAGTTTATGAAAAGAGTTTAGTGTTGCACGGTTAAACACCTTGTACAAAAAGTACTAATAATAAGAAAGTTGTAAAGGTGTAAGTTCATGTTTTACTGGTGAGTTATGTAGAGTACGCTAGCTATGTCGCTGTACTAAATCACCACATTTATGAATTAAATTTGGCGTCTATGTTGTAATTTCAACCAGTAACTTACACctgtcaaaaacataaacactcGGTCAAAACTTGTGTAGACGTGTAGTGTTTCCCACACAGACAACACAGTTTACAGTCATAAAAAATGGAGGTCTATTATGGGGAATGTCTTTAACGTCAGCAATTTGTTCCAGACCATAACTAGGTCAATGATAGCCCTTTGCTTAACAAATAGTGACACTCTGGATTTTGGAGTTCAGACGGGGGCAGGTCAGAGGAGGACAACAGGAAAGCAGTCAGGGAAATGTTTgagtatatgggtacattttctgtgtcaGAAATGAGAACATTGCAATAGAATAAAGCTCACATGGGTATTAAAAAGAGTCCTCCCCTTTTCATTTCTAttgagcagctccagactttatattttatgacattacaagtttgagacttacttttctggtttctggctttgagagagtcgctcatgttcacaaatattgattgaactttctTGGGCCATATAGATAACATTGGAATTCCTAgtttaggtggtgttccccttcATCAGGTATTACTTATGTTCAATCTTCATTATTGCACATCCCTGCAACAAAACTTAAATGTATAAAGCTATAGGGTTGTGGCTTCTGTATGAACATTACCTAGAGggtgacattttacatttccttCTGAAACAAACACCCCTTTTTCTTATTTGGGGAGAAAATTGCTGCAGCATATTGAGGATGATCTGTCTGTGCAATGTCTTCTGCAGGATAAAGGAGTCCGGCCCCTGTCTCTTGCAGGACATGTGGGCTTTGACAGCCTTCCAGATCAGCTTGTCAACAAGTCCATCTGCCAGGGCTTCTGCTTCAATATTCTCTGCATCGGTACGTTGTCACGCACGTATAAACAACACGCACACCCTTAAAGCATGAGTAATGAATGAGCAATATATTTTCTTCCTTGACAACTGCCTTTTCTGTGTTCTTGAGCAACGCACTGATTCCATCATTGCTCTTTTTTAGCGAGTCCTTGGACTTTCACAGTGGATAAGATACCCTCCTcccaaaaaaatcccttaaacTGGTAAAAGATGTTAGAAATCTTAGGAAGAgtaactgaggagggatccctctcccttgacagacagacagacagaaaatttcatttaaagcaATTTATTTTGGTGTTAAAGGGCTAGCGTCTGATGTTCACACCACTAAAATGGGTCTCGACCATGAAGTTCAGTTACTAAAGTTACTAAAAATTGTATTTCATCTCTGTTTGGCTCTAGGTGAAACCGGTATCGGCAAATCTACCCTGATGGACACTTTGTTCAATACCAACTTTGAGAATTTTGAGTCATCCCACTTTGAGCCTCAGGTGAAATTGCGGGCTCAAACCTATGACCTACAGGAGAGTAACGTCCGACTACGCCTTACCGTGGTCAACACAGTGGGCTTTGGAGACCAAATGAACAAACAAGAAAGGTGGGAGGAAAGGAGTGTCTGCGAGTGTGTTATCGACAGAGAAGAAGAGTTACAGTTTCAACAAGACAGTTTGAGTTATGATGACGAGAGAGCCAATGTGATAAAGAATGAATGTTTAGTTTGTATCCTATTTCATATATACTGCCTATGTGAACTCATCTGTGCTAACCAGTCATGAAAGCCAAATTTCTGATCGACCTAAAATGTCTTTCCTGCAGCTATCAACCAGTGGTGGACTACATAGACAGGCAGTTTGAGAGTTATCTACAGGAGGAGCTAAAAATCAAGCGCTCTCTTCACAACTACCACGACTCACGAGTCCACGCCTGCCTTTACTTCATCTCCCCCTCAGGTCATTCACTCAAATCCCTGGACCTCGTCACTATGAAGAAACTAGACAGCAAGGTAGGAGAAAAataagtgtgtatttgtgtgtgatgtgtcaTTACATTATAAGGCTTTTCAGTGTTCGGTTTGATATGACAATTCTGAAATACTATAGAATATTAGAAAGTACTTGATATACAGGAAGTATTTGGAATTTTCAGGGGAATATCAGATAGTTAAAAGAAGTGGTTAATTTTGCTGGAATAATATAAGTTGCATCACAAAGTAATTGTATTAAATGGTGATGTTTACTTGTTCTTCATCTACAGTGGAAACTGCTCATTGTGATCACAGTCAGTCATCAAAAGCTTGGGTCAGAATCATTCATAGAcaaatgttgtttaaataatttagtaattAAGTGGTCCACCTACAGTGTTTATTTGGGGTCTTTTCATACTTGACAATATatggaacaaaacaaaaaaaaatccagttattccatttttaaaaaaatgtacatgataCTTTGTCCTGCAGTAACCTGTCTACTTCCAGCTGGCTAGCGGAGGCCAGTGCTTCATGAATATTGAAATCTTGAGAAgagaaaagtaattttctcATTAATTGAAAATGTAGTATACTCAAAGTTTATGGCAAACTGCCGAAATAAACCATTGAGATGCAGCTGCGTATGGTGattgagacagaaaaagaatgCGCTTGGGGTAAGCAGCAGTGGATGAAGCCGCCCCTGTCATGTGGATTGATAATGCCCTGTCAAATAATGAAACAGCTGTACGGT contains the following coding sequences:
- the LOC121965011 gene encoding septin-10-like, yielding MASSDVARQPDKGVRPLSLAGHVGFDSLPDQLVNKSICQGFCFNILCIGETGIGKSTLMDTLFNTNFENFESSHFEPQVKLRAQTYDLQESNVRLRLTVVNTVGFGDQMNKQESYQPVVDYIDRQFESYLQEELKIKRSLHNYHDSRVHACLYFISPSGHSLKSLDLVTMKKLDSK